The genome window ttggacttaggtttattttcaaaattttctacttctctgacaatttcctcgggtattatatcctcttccagatcctctaaatcattatccttatgttgtgttgtctcattacatatcacattcgtaagttcatcgggataggtaataataatgttgtagagaaaaaacgtaaagaataataataaagacTAAAAAcaatgcatttagataaatcttgaaaacgtcaaacaggTACGGCTCGATGAGCCgaacaattatttcaaaacaaaacatgcttaaaaataatactgaaaatgtcttaaaatgctcataaaaattgcttttaaaataaatgatgctaattgccaggctacccaggaactcgatgggcccttgatggtgcaatAGTCCACTTCTTGAGAAcagctcccttctccacggtccgaataatgaggccttcctcctcctcctcaactatggcactgcaatccatgtcttcatcttcctgataccgctcagatcatccatcttagcctttcctttgttcttaggatcacttggaggaggaggaggtggaggacctctagatctggtatgatatgccgatgatgccagtatgcacaaaccaaccttaggggatgggaataaataaagaaaagaagaaaaacaaaaggtaagtCAGTAAAaagtattaaaaggatatttacaatatttaaacacgtattgcggaattcgcgtcctaatttagggacctcatcgtgcccgaggtaggcctagcgacatatagctttagagaaaactcaatgccgataactgcatcatttcattaatatgataaatagaccaaatctctactaaaacgataataattataaagagtcactatTGGCATTTGCCttactacaatcaaattctaaaatgaatctagaaaacatcacccctaatctacttggtcccagagggaccttctccaagcttggccttcttagccccgtcaatcagattccccaggtcgcgcatgtccaatagcaaatacgcccttgctagatgtcctccttcatttccctctgcgttctgacaatccgagacccttttcctcatatttccctcaagttccatcaaacccttctccaaatactccaacctttctgtCGATTTAGTGGCGATTCCTCTCCATTCATTGATttcttccatgtccactttatgttgttccaaatgcctggactcagattcaaagacccttttgcgcaacctcctatatttgacttgtgcttcagcagcatcgtctatgaccctatttctcaaatcaacccctggcttgacctctcctgctatgtcatcgaccaaccatgatgggtagaagtacacatggcagGCAtaatacctgtctggctcgatggtatctttctccacaataatcttttgatgccacgtgtgctgtgcctcgaacttgaatggaattaCATTCCCTTGGAAatctgctttgtaatgaaccattttggaaactcgtggtataacctgttttctcccagcttTCCGCATGtctctgataggagcataaggatagattccccttaatccgattagcactagatgaggaatatctctcgacctgatgatgaattcacagttagggaaccactcgaacatccaatgtatcttttcatcagtcaaattgctaaagaaatgtacccagctcacagcgtttcccggttgtgcaaacctgtctgggataaaagtcattctcttcggatagtgataagctatgtggtcattccatgatCGTCGCTGAAATTCTTAACGGTATTGTCCTCTCTAAAGGTGTTCCAATAACCATATTTTCAgcaacagattgcaaccctcgaaatgcctatatccctttttgcaacggtctaaggctcggtacatctcagCCATGATCtttgggacaatagtgtaagtttgccactcaattccttccattaggttcttagtgaccatagctaggcgagtgtggatcctttctccttgtatcgGGAATATCAGCATCCCCAAAAAatagacaatgaatacaaaaacccggcgatgagtccaacccaaagaagtgatgGCAAATTTATTATGGTAAAGGTGATATGACTTGTTGTGACCATAATgctcgtaaaggaagtcgaatggtatgtaagatttcttcagatagactaactcatcatttttcctgaaacccatcatttttaggaaacctcgagaagtacggttttccggtaccaacaagccagggctatcccatgggagcccaacgaagcctcctatttcctctagaaggggagtcatttctatatcaccaaaatgGAAGACGACCcgcttctcatcccagaacatggtggcagcCTCAATTAACACATTATTGGgctgaatatctaacaaagaaggtaaattcccgagaactattttcacatggtttttgtcgCTCGGCGAGATATTTTCCCACCAATCTAGAAACAAAGGTGGGATATTTCGAACCATGCCGAActtggggacttcgtgcctcatttctgcaaaacaaataaagttagcccttttccctctggattcgactatttacacattaatgattagcatatcggcacgttttctccaaataatgcacatatcatgatcgtaTCCATTGGGATTTAAGGAAATCCCAGCGGGCTTTTGATAAGGCCTGCCTTAAAGAGTTATTACGCGGAcagcgttctaacccatactaggtctagacatgatgcatgcacagttaatataAGAGTGGGGGTTTttagaagagtctagaccggcACCCTCAAGTAGACAACTTTAGAGGggaaggcacggaaccgtcgattgcaccgctgatcgactagttttaccgcaaataagcctttccaaatttaaagggtgatttaggaagagcaCGGACattcatcaagtgccgctatggtattagttacgcacgagtggaatatgatgtggagcatgctttatgaaaAGATAaaataacacgttgtcaagtattttgcgtGATGAAGACGGTAAATGCAATATTAAATGAAAtgtaaagacataaaaagaaataaaaacaaggaagaagttagttcgcacaatatgaaagaattgtaataAAGCAAGCAAAAGGGGTGGGGTAGGGAGAGAGACGTGATGtagcaaatttaaaaatgatttggAGCAGGTGAACATGACTAGGAAATAAAGGAAAACGCACATTGTAACCAAATTAAGCAAAGATTTGcatacaaattcaaaatagagGGAAATAGGGAAATGGTGTGCATGTAgccataaaaagggaaaatggaagcgggatgttcatgtaacgataaagagcaaggaaacacattcatcaaagaagactaatttatatagaccaagttcgctaTGGTAAGATCCTAaaaatatccccagcagagtcgccatgctgtcgctcCCCTTTTTCTCACAAAATCGGACTTCGACGtcatgacaactcttttaaaggaagggttCTAAAagagagagtcaccacctaacggattaaggtgcgttagggcacctattttgcaaataactctagATTAACCAGTTCGCGTCACCAAAGACCGGGTAAGGGATCAAATTAccttgaggagaaggtgttaggcattccttgAGGTCCACAAtggtgggtcccgaccgaactcaaattatatgaattagtctaataGAAGGGAAGAAATTTGGGCAAATAAAATGATTGACTTTAAACAAAGGTGGGGGGGGGGGTCCTATGCTTTTtaacctaaaggatcaccccgtgcaacataaataatacttcgtaactccctcaagatggggtatTGCATTATTTGCTTAGTTGTATGTAGCCAATCTTGGTGTGCTTGTTGTTGCTTTAACTTCATTGTTGTCTTGCTTACACTGTACATTTTGTGGTAATCAtttcttatatgccatttgttGTCTCTACTCTcatttgttgacttgaattgtggtagaacactagCACAAGCATACTCGTAGATGAATCACCCATAtcagtttaagaagatgaatcctgacgcTATTGACCATTACAtgtactcttgtctacttgcGTTCTGTGTGAGAGCTGTTCTCctagcacgtgagtcgtccgtgcggttatgagttgtaatgcgaggacaagatgccaagtgattagggttcatgaattagAACCCACGAGCagtgattatgaggtttgggacCTCGTGGAATGCTTGACAAATTTGGTGTGACAGCGGTTATCCTTATTGCGTTGTTGCTGGTTTTCTTTTATTTGGTATCACCGGACTTAGAgtgtgttcagcttactctatAGCACTATTACCCGACTGCTTCCTGttaaatattgttgttactagtgtatcattgcaagcattattttgtattccttatcatgcttagctttatattaagaTTTTTTCTCTAttagttcaccttcacacttgttcaagttatttagtccggtaggtgtcttgactgtccctcgtcactactccaccgaggttaatcttgatacttattgggtaccgctgtggtgttctcatgctacactttctgaattttttttgtgcagattcaggtgtttcGGAGTTGGTTGATCAATAGTTAGATGTTCGGGTTTTGCTGTGGAGATTCAAGGTAAACTTGTCATCGTATTCGCAGGCCTCGGGGTCACCTTTTAATATTGTACctttactgtttatttctattccaaaacaattgtatttaggaatttttctagcaaactcagtagagcttatgacttgtaccaccggttttgggattgttggcttgtaTGGAAATTTCCATATCGAAATTCATAGTTGTTGGTTAAATTttgctattaattcagtaagtgataggcttacctactcttagatACTAGGttccgtcacgacatcctacgaaaggaaattggggtcgtgagaTTTTGGACTATGCAAAAATTTTCCTATCTCATAAACAGATAACAACCTATAAATATTAACCTAAATCAGTCACACTCTTCATCTACTAACCACAAACGGGTTTCCACCAATATTACCAACCTCTTCAACATAATAAAACCAAAGCCAACTCCAAATATATGGAAAGAAAGTGTAATACTAGTAACTAGTTCATATTAACAGATGAATACTCACGTCACCAATAAGAAAACTATGGAGCAACTCTAATAGTTCAAAAGAAAAgactatataaaaaaaataaaaaatcagccCACGCGAACGAGTGCGGGGCTCACCAAGAAGTATCAACCCGCGCGCTCTAATTAACAAAATCCTCGCCTGCGTCAATTGCCGTCTCTGTAAAAAAATAGcggggagtgagtcgctagctctgtgagtaataacacttaatcACAATCGTTTTtaattggggacaagtcagaaaaatacttatataataataataataataataataataattagaactatcataaaaataaaatgcCCTCTCAAAAACGGTAAATATAATCAGTCTATTCATGTGCTTCCTGTAACAGAAATTAATTTAACAAATTGTTAATAACTCGGTAAATACTGTGTCATAGCGAATCTTTATATTTGGGAGGTTTTCAAGAAAGGATCATGTAATCTATATCATTGTGTGGACCCCTTCgtaaaaggagtcaaatataactgtaggtccctactcgagggaaaacTGTAACTGTATGATAGTtttaccttcccactagcgagggttATATCTATAATCGGTAATCTATAAATACAAGGTGCACCATGTCTAACGAATCCgtcgttagctacgggatccttcaaagtcttctcccatttatacttgtctTTATAATCCGTCAATActcatataaaaatatttttaaaataatacatGGCATTTCacttcttatcaaatcatgtaattttaTTCCGTAACAGTAATCATATCTCAAGTAACGGTAAAACATATCCAGTAACAGCTAGAATATTTATAACAATTCTAATCATCGCAAATAATTATTTCGATATCATATCGAGTAaaggacttgtcccacatgcaaatTCAAAATAATCGATAACAtgttcatattaaaaatcatgtctaAATCATGTAAGTTATGAAAACATAAACTGCGGTAAGGGTTAGTACTCACAATACTCGTGCCGAAATACCAAATGCTTCACCTCGAGCAATTCGTACAACTTCctccaatcaatctataattacaTACTATCGATCTCATATTAATTTTTTTGTTCAGTCTAATAAATAACTAATATAGAATACCTAACCCACTAGATCATATCTTTAATTCCCAGTTCGTCAAAATCTTATTTACTCTTGCCACAGTTAACTTAAACTAGTTTTAAAAATCTTCTAAATAAATGGTACTCATATAGTTTACTGTACTATTTAATTTCCTCAACTGTTTATCTAAGTTGAAGCTTAAATAGTGTTTTTgtccataatatatataaatttgcAATATCCGATAGAAATCCCATAAATACTTGAATCGAGAAGTAAAGAATTTCACTAGAAATTGAAGCAGAATCAAAGAAAGGGAAACATTGACCTTTTTGTGTAGGAATCAACTATGAAGCTTGATAATTTCTTCCTTCTTCCTTACTAAAACATACTGATAAAAACTTCTCTTTTCCCTTAAAGTATTGTTGCCCGTGAATTTTTCCTGTGTTAGAATACTTCTACGACCCAAAgtcctctttttttttcttttcctgttCCCTGATGTGAGTCCTTCTCCCTTCCCTTAatccctttctttctttttccttttttccagATTGAAATCTGGTGGGCTTCGGGCCTTTTTTTGTGTATCCCTTCCCTTAAATGATCAATATGTCCTTGTTTAAAATTTATGGGCTATTACAATCTCTCCACTTTATAAAATCCGGTCCGCGAATTTAACTGAAGCACGTACCTATAAACTAAAATAATTGAGGATATTTGACGCGCATATCATCTTCcatttcccaagtagcttcttcgacgaTATGATTTCTCCATAAGACTTTAATGaaaacaatttcttttgacagtAGCTTTCGTACTTGTCTATCAACAATAGCCATTGGCTTCTCCTCGTAAGACAACTTCTCATCAAGCGGTATAGTAGGTACTTCAAGCACCTGAGATGAGTCTGATATATATTTTCTTAGCATTgagacatgaaacactggatgaataaAAGGCAACTCAGGAGGAAGTTCCAAATGATAAGCCACAACTCCTACTCGGTCTAGTATCTCATACGGTCCTACAAACCTGAGGCTCAACTTGCCTCTTTTCTAATATCGCATCATACCTTTCATAGGGGAGACTCGTAAGAACACTTTGTCTCCAATTGTGAATACTAAATATATTCTTCTCTTATTTACATAAGACGTTTGTCTACTTTGAGCTTTGAGCAATCTCTGCCTGATTAATTGGACCTTGTCAAAAGCTTTTTGTACTAAGTCGGATCCCAATAAGTTAGTCTcatgatagtaggctataattatGTACTTTAGCTACTATTTGCACTCTAACTTAgctgcactttattgatattttaatgttaaatgataacaaattgctctaattaagaactttatgctttgcaggagcaattCTGGGCTATGAGGACGTTAACGAGTATTTTGGAGCTAATATGGAGCATTAAAGGCCAATTGGAGGTTAGCGcgcttaaaaagaagaaagaaaaaatgctATAGAAAATCCTCCAGGTGCGCGGTCTATGCGCGTCCGCGCACTGGGCCGCGCATGTCAGGCATAAACTGGCCAAAGTGCGCGGttgatgcgcggccgcgcacgtgctTCCGAGAAAAATCGTCCAAGGCCAATTTTGTAATTTGAGAGGCGACTaaccttgacctatatgaagcccagctcacccaaaaagagggtatctctatttttagaagaactttggaggcaagaacacaaaAGGAGCAAGACGGAAAATTCTCCTACTagtttttcatcttcttcttcttcttaattccATTGTTGGTTATGACCTTTTATATTGTAATCGTGCATAGTAGTATGAATAGCTAAACCcatcatctagggttgatggaattaattattggatgaagtcttgattatgttttgatataattgagccgtttttactctataattgttcaactatgtatttcttgtgattaattgaaagggcccttgattaatcatATCTAGTTGTctagtgttgcttgagaaagaacacttgattagattgttgttgaacaatgccactttcaaataagttaagagattaattacttgaatttaaaagtgggattagagataacgaaaccttggtgtgatatttatgagttgtacaaattgtcaactagagtagttcgagagaatgcttctagtaaattatcgtaattgatcgagagataagtaCAGTAAGAAAGAACTCATCATCTTTATAGAGTgttacggcgagattatagctaacgtgtcaggaattaatccgacaattggggaaatcgataaccctagattcttttacccttgaattcaacttcattcttgcttattgatagtttttattgtcatttGTTCTTAGTTAAATATTTTCtgttaattatcaaataaaatcttgaactctaaaaattgtctgagcttatcattagcgatactaaaagttgtagcaaataggttagttcccgatgggattcgactccggactcttgaACTGGATTATTTTTGTAGCGACCGATTAGTCATTTTTATAAGGTATATTTGGGCTTGATTAAATTTGGCGCCATTTCTAGGGAACTAACggtgttatttattacaacttgGAAGAATTGCTAGGATTTTTAGTTTAGATCAATTTTATGTGGTGTTAAAAATAtttccattgaaattctcacgtttgaaCTCTTCTGTGActcaggtgcatgcctagaagcTCCTTGAGAACTGGTGAACTTTTTGAAGGACTCTCAGATCCCGAGAAAGCATTCAGGGAATTGAATCGGGATAACAAGAAGGGCAAACAGCTAAAACAAGACGAACAATTCGATATTGAAATAGACGACGTTGAGAACGTCAACGAGAACAATAGGAATGATCGAGTTGACCCAAAAATTGGAGTGGTAGCACCTCTTCTGCCAGAACCTGCTCTATATGATTGGGCGCAACCAACTGCTGGTAACCCGTCCACCGCACTTGCAGTCCCTCCGATACAAGCAGAGACGTTTCAGATTACCAACAATATGCTGCACTTGCTGTAAAATAAAAGGTTGTTCTCCGGGTCGTACATCgaagacccacaacaacatctgaagaaCTTTCTATCAATTTGAGTCACTCAAAGACAGCCGAATATGACTCCTAAAGCAATCAGATTATTACTGTTCCCATTCTCAGTGACTGGGGAGActcaaacttggctgaattcgctcccaataaactccattgctACTTGGGAGGAACTAGTCAAGCAGTTCTTAAACAAGTTCTATCCACCTAACAAAACTGCGAggcaaattgatgagatattgaaaTTTAGGCAAAAACCGACTGAAACCTTGCAGGAAACCTAGGAGAGGTTTAAGGGTATGCTGGTGAAGTGTCCACACAATGGAATCCTTGATCAGATGCTTGGACAGAGATTCTATATGGGTTTGGCTGATGGTCTGAAGGCCAATGTAGATGCTTCAACTGGGGGTGCATTCTTGAGCAAAACATTCACAGTGTGTAAGATTCTTCGtgacaagatggctcaaaattcaggctCGATGATGAGATATACAACACTCACTCCAATAGTTCATTCTGTTGCTTTTGACCCAAACAATACAAATGCAGAAaacatagccactctcatgacCCAGATGAGCTTgttgacaaagaaaattgatgagatgggtacgaAACAGGTGCACATTGTTGATACGACAAATGGAGGCCTATGTACTCCCTGCATAAATCAGTCATATGTTTgctcgtggagtggagagaatgataaccagggcttcagagaagacatgaattaCGTCAATAATTTTGGGGGTCAGAGGCAAGGTGGACAGCAATGGGGACCTCAAAATCAGCAGTACATACCAACCCAGCAACAATACAATACCATTCCAGAGGGAGCACGACCACAAGGCCAAGTCGTACCTTATCAAAGGCAGCATGGCTACAATCAGCAGCACCAACAACAGTTGGCTTACCAACTGCCTCATTATCAACAGGGCAGTAATATGATAGAAATCAAGGGCATCCTACAACAACTCATTGGGACAAATGGaaagatgcaagaaaagttagtCGCACATGATTCGTCTATTAAAGGCATTGAAACTCAATTAGGCCAGTTATCTATGGCCTTGAACAATCGCCCACAAGGAACGTTTCTTGCAGACACAAACATCAATCCAAAGGAGCATAACCCAAATCAGCTAATGGCAATGAGTCTCATGAATGGAAGGGATTTATATAGAGAGCAAGAAGTTTCTCAATATAGGAGAGACGCGGTGCTAATTACTCCAGTGACATTAGAGACCAACGAGTGAACGGAGCTCACATAAGTTGTAATTAAATAGGCACAAGTGGACAAAGGCAAGGAGAAGGAATTTGAACAACTCCCAGAATTGGTGGTGGAAAAGGCTCCTAATAAAGAAAAGACACCAAGCAGTGGGCAGAAGCTAACTCCTGCACCATTCCCTCAAAGGTTGGCaaagcaaaagaaagatgatcaatacagAAAATTTATGGAAATGCTTAGACAAATTCAATTCAATATTCCGTtgatggatgctttgagggaaatgccaggctatgcaaaaatgatgaaggaacTGATGTCTCAATAATTTGACTTCCAGGACCTGTCTACTGTAACTCTAACTCAAACTTGCAGTGCGTTAGTGACAAGACCTATGGCTAAAAAATTGTCTGATCCCAGTTTTTTCACTATGCCATACACAATTAGaagttatgcttttgctaaagcattgtgtgacttaGGAGCCAGTATCTACTTGATGCCTTTGGCAATCTACACAAAATTAGGCATTGGCAGAGCTAGACTGACCTCAATGTTGTTGCAACTGGCTGATCGCACAGTCAAAAGGCTGACATGAATTCTAGATGATGTGCTCGTCCAAGTGgggaagtttgtatttcctgccgacttcgctattcttgattgtcaagtTGACGAAGAAATACCAATAATTTTGGGGAGGCCGTTCTTAGCCACAGGGAGAGCATTGATCGACTGTGAGACTGGAGAGTTAAAAATGAGATTGAATAATGAGGAAATAATATTCAATGTTCAACAATCTATGAGGAGGACCAGCCAATTTGCAAATTGTTCACTAGTGGAGGCAGTGGATGTAATACTACAAGAGGAGGATGAGACCCTTAATGTCAGAGATCCATTAGAATCttgcttgatgaatttggaagatGTGGATGGTGAAGAGTTGGCTGAGTGGGTCATGGCTCTCGAAGGTCAAGGGTTTTGTAAAAGGGAACCCCCGTTCGAGCCACTACACTTAGAAGAAAGGGCAACACCACCTGTGAAACCATCAATAGAGAAGCCACCACAGTTGGACCTAAAACTGCTTCCAGCTCACCTCAGGTACGCTTTCTTAGGGCCTAActctactttacctgttattatctcatccggTTTGTTAGCCGTGCAGGTAGAACAACTCCTACAATTGTTACAGGAATGTAAGACTGCTATTGGTTGGACCATGGCAGATATAAAGGGTATCAGCCcggccttttgcatgcataatatTCTCTTGGAAGaagggcacaaaccttccagagaacatcaaagaaggctgaacccgaacatgaaagaagtgatcaagtggttagatacGGGTATCATCTTTCCCATCTCTGACAGTAACTGGGTCAGCCtagttcagtgtgtgccaaagaagggtAGAATGACGGTCGTACAAAATGAGAATAATAAGTTGATCTTGACTCGTACAGTCACGGGTTGGCGAAtttgcatggattatagaaaactgaacacAACCACCCGTAAAGACCATTTCCCCTTGCCATTCATTGACtaaatgttggataggttggaTGTACGGTCTCACTTCTACTTTTTGGATGGATATTCAAGGTCATCAGATCTCAATAGCCCCtgaagatagagagaaaacatcCTTTACTTGTCCGTATGGCATATTTGCCTTACGGAGAATGTCGTTTGGCatgtgtaatgcaccggctacatttcagaggtgtatgttagccattttcaTTGATATGGTGGAGGATATtatggaagtctttatggatgatttctcaatGGTGGGAGATTCATTCGAAGACTGTCTTCACAAATTAAGAAGAGTGTTAAAAAggtgtgtggagacaaatttagtgctaaactgggagaagtgccattttatagtacaagaaggtatagtgttggggcatcgagtgtccagtaaaggtattgaggtcgaccatgctaaggttgacgTGATTGAGAATTTTCCACCGCCCACTTCGGTCAAGGCAGTGAAAAGTTTCCTTGGGCAACTGGATTCTACAGGCGATTTATAATAGATTTctctaaaattgctaaccccttatgtaaactccttgaaaaggatcaTTCCTTTATGTTCTCTGATGATTGCAGGTTGGCATTTGAGGAACTGAAGAAGagactggtgactgcaccaatcatcgttgcacccaactgggagcagccatttgagctcatgtgtgacgcaagtgaCTATGCTATATGAGCAGTCCTGGGGCAGCAAAAGGACAAGCTGGTGtacccaatttactatgcaagcagaacGCTAAGTGGTGCACAAATCAATTATACCATGACTGAGAAAGAGATGTTGGATGTGGTATTTGCATTTGATAAATTCATGTcttatttgattggttcaaaagtgATTTTTTATATTGACCATGTAGCACTTAGGTACTTGATAaaaaagaaggagtcaaagccatgCTTGATCCGTTGGGTTCTGTTGCTACAAGAATTCGATTTGGAGATCTGCGATAGGAAAGGGACAGataaccaagtggcaga of Nicotiana tomentosiformis chromosome 7, ASM39032v3, whole genome shotgun sequence contains these proteins:
- the LOC138895394 gene encoding uncharacterized protein, which encodes MRLNNEEIIFNVQQSMRRTSQFANCSLVEAVDVILQEEDETLNVRDPLESCLMNLEDVDGEELAEWVMALEGQGFCKREPPFEPLHLEERATPPVKPSIEKPPQLDLKLLPAHLRYAFLGPNSTLPVIISSGLLAVQVEQLLQLLQECKTAIGWTMADIKGISPAFCMHNILLEEGHKPSREHQRRLNPNMKEVIKWLDTGIIFPISDSWMYGLTSTFWMDIQGHQISIAPEDREKTSFTCPYGIFALRRMSFGMCNAPATFQRCMLAIFIDMVEDIMEVFMDDFSMVGDSFEDCLHKLRRVLKRLAFEELKKRLVTAPIIVAPNWEQPFELMCDASDYAI